A region of Rhodohalobacter barkolensis DNA encodes the following proteins:
- a CDS encoding two-component regulator propeller domain-containing protein, which translates to MKRTILSLVALIALLPGASEGQVLPFTHYTPENEVNPLPSAEVTSVYQDKLGYMWFSIYSSGIVRYDGVKMEVYGLDDGLSDLYIWDLKEDSTGRLWISSNAGIVVSEEPLDKYGIGEKVRFVNRFGDTELINVAVNHNNLDIDNDGIIWVGTENLGVVRYRFSSDSELESDTLSTTYDGSTVNVAVRSLVARKDNSVWVALLGGDLLKYENGIVSATYTTGSQIDVNILYESPYGTLWGVEQAGSIWKLDETNSEPNFIFLNSSATSNIQHITMGSDGILWVSREGTGLQKIDSDTNDLLTTYSRENGLLTEVIYSVFEDRENNIWIAQSGGVSKLRYNYKAFRNLTSTSIAGEKPVLPSPSVNSVLPSYHHNNPCTFWGGTAQGGVTCINSDFESESIQQDDGLTGNWVNGLAYDLSGRLWIGTSRGLNSISFSDSEPLSEASYSTDITLFDTSAKLSTYPASSVLAAEKLLILENSESQRTLESLWFPAYQEVYAVINDKFFTLAEKNNLPAAIFHAVAFDDEGYLWVGTRDRGIHRSTKPITYEGLSLNESSEQPDILFEPWWSVDLGAPSNQIEKMLWLDGMMWVGTPSGLSVLEGGTISTGYFISTSDGLPANNATSFAVSPVTGMVWVGTNNGLAEIDPETGSVLKTVSKVDGLVDNEVWFYGSVQFDPDGILYYGTAKGITLYNPPLDKINSTPPTLKLTQFATQEIDGERNEFTFEYAALSFGNERQVRYQTRLVGFSSEWTPLKTDTRINYTNLSAIFLPKTYRFEVIAYNEHEVPSTEALTFEFPVSPPLYLTWWAFLIYFILFSAGVFVVDRFQRARLLKKERDASHLREAQLKAETAEAQSKVLQAENELKAAELEKAKELEIAYHELKATQKRLIQAEKMASLGRLSTGIAHEIKNPLNFINNFSEVSKELVDELKIAIDNSDQEEIAYILKNLSFNTQKIDEHGKRADAIVRSMMQHSRGGQGDFESVQLNQLIKEFADLAYQGKKSLINNLDILIHTELDSTITEVNIIPQKVGQVLQNIVENAIDSTWEHKKNSDSDFRPEIKISSFQKNGHTVIKVSDNGPGIPEHIKEKIFEPFFTTKPTGEGTGLGLSLSYDFITQIHNGKLELGDSELGGAAFIIRLPNSTSNTGLLN; encoded by the coding sequence ATGAAACGAACTATATTATCATTAGTTGCTCTTATAGCATTATTACCGGGTGCATCGGAAGGTCAGGTTCTCCCCTTCACTCACTACACACCTGAAAACGAAGTTAACCCACTTCCCTCTGCCGAGGTTACCAGCGTATACCAGGATAAGCTTGGTTATATGTGGTTTTCCATTTACTCTTCAGGAATTGTTAGATACGATGGTGTGAAAATGGAAGTTTACGGATTGGATGATGGACTTTCTGATCTATATATCTGGGATCTCAAAGAAGATTCTACCGGCAGGCTTTGGATCAGCTCTAACGCCGGCATTGTGGTATCAGAAGAGCCACTTGATAAGTACGGTATCGGCGAAAAAGTTCGATTTGTCAACCGATTTGGAGACACTGAACTTATCAACGTAGCCGTAAATCACAATAATCTGGATATTGATAATGATGGCATTATATGGGTAGGCACGGAAAACCTTGGAGTGGTTCGTTACCGATTCTCCTCCGATTCAGAATTGGAGTCAGATACATTATCCACAACTTATGATGGTTCTACTGTAAATGTCGCTGTAAGATCACTTGTGGCCAGAAAAGATAACTCCGTATGGGTAGCTCTGCTGGGAGGTGATCTTCTGAAATATGAAAATGGGATAGTTTCAGCAACCTACACTACCGGTTCCCAGATAGATGTAAACATCCTGTATGAGAGTCCGTACGGTACACTTTGGGGTGTAGAGCAGGCCGGGAGTATTTGGAAACTTGATGAAACAAACAGTGAACCCAACTTCATATTTTTAAATTCAAGCGCAACCAGCAATATTCAGCATATCACAATGGGTTCCGATGGTATTTTATGGGTTTCCAGAGAGGGAACAGGATTGCAAAAGATTGACTCTGACACCAATGATCTACTTACAACTTATTCACGAGAAAACGGTCTTCTTACTGAGGTTATCTACAGTGTATTCGAAGATCGTGAAAATAATATTTGGATTGCCCAATCTGGGGGTGTATCAAAATTGCGATATAACTACAAAGCGTTTAGAAATCTCACTTCAACTTCCATTGCCGGTGAAAAGCCTGTGCTCCCATCTCCCTCTGTTAACTCAGTACTTCCATCCTATCATCACAATAACCCTTGTACGTTTTGGGGCGGAACAGCGCAGGGAGGAGTTACCTGCATCAATTCAGATTTTGAGTCAGAAAGTATACAGCAGGATGATGGTCTGACCGGAAATTGGGTGAACGGACTCGCATATGATCTCTCCGGTAGATTATGGATAGGAACTTCGCGGGGATTAAACAGCATATCCTTTTCAGACTCTGAACCCCTTTCGGAGGCATCATACAGCACTGATATAACCCTTTTTGACACCTCTGCAAAACTTTCTACTTATCCGGCATCGAGTGTACTGGCCGCTGAAAAGTTACTCATACTTGAAAATTCAGAATCACAAAGAACCCTTGAGAGTCTTTGGTTTCCGGCCTATCAAGAAGTCTATGCGGTGATAAATGACAAATTCTTTACACTGGCAGAAAAAAACAATCTGCCCGCGGCAATATTCCATGCCGTAGCATTTGATGATGAAGGATATCTATGGGTTGGCACAAGAGACCGGGGAATTCATCGCTCTACTAAACCCATTACATATGAAGGATTATCTTTAAATGAATCATCTGAGCAACCTGACATTCTTTTCGAACCCTGGTGGTCTGTTGATCTGGGTGCCCCCTCCAATCAAATTGAAAAAATGCTTTGGCTCGATGGAATGATGTGGGTTGGAACTCCATCCGGATTATCCGTTTTGGAAGGCGGTACAATTTCAACCGGGTATTTTATTTCAACATCTGACGGACTGCCGGCAAACAACGCCACAAGCTTCGCGGTTTCTCCCGTAACCGGAATGGTTTGGGTAGGAACCAATAACGGTTTAGCAGAGATTGATCCTGAAACGGGCTCTGTTTTAAAAACAGTTTCAAAGGTGGATGGGCTTGTAGATAATGAAGTCTGGTTTTATGGATCAGTCCAGTTCGATCCTGACGGAATTCTTTATTATGGAACTGCAAAGGGAATTACTCTCTATAATCCACCTTTAGACAAGATCAACAGTACTCCTCCAACTCTCAAACTCACCCAATTTGCCACGCAAGAGATTGATGGAGAGCGTAACGAATTTACGTTTGAATATGCTGCCCTCAGCTTTGGAAATGAACGGCAGGTACGTTATCAAACACGACTAGTGGGATTTAGCAGCGAGTGGACACCGCTTAAAACAGATACCCGGATAAATTACACCAACCTTTCGGCTATTTTTCTGCCTAAAACCTATCGCTTTGAAGTTATAGCCTACAATGAACATGAAGTCCCGTCTACTGAAGCTCTCACTTTCGAATTCCCGGTATCTCCACCACTGTATCTGACCTGGTGGGCATTTTTGATCTACTTCATTCTATTCAGCGCCGGGGTTTTTGTTGTAGATCGATTCCAGCGTGCAAGACTCCTCAAGAAGGAACGGGATGCTTCACATCTGCGAGAAGCACAACTAAAAGCAGAAACAGCCGAAGCTCAAAGCAAAGTACTACAAGCCGAAAATGAATTGAAAGCTGCAGAATTGGAAAAAGCCAAGGAGCTGGAAATTGCCTACCACGAATTAAAAGCCACTCAAAAACGCCTTATTCAAGCCGAAAAAATGGCTTCTCTCGGAAGGCTATCCACAGGGATCGCACATGAAATCAAAAATCCGCTGAACTTCATCAATAACTTTTCTGAAGTATCGAAAGAGTTAGTTGATGAACTAAAGATAGCCATTGATAACTCTGATCAGGAGGAGATTGCTTACATCCTTAAAAATCTCTCCTTCAACACACAAAAAATTGACGAGCACGGTAAACGAGCCGATGCAATTGTTCGATCGATGATGCAGCACTCCAGAGGTGGTCAGGGCGATTTTGAGTCTGTTCAATTAAATCAGCTGATAAAAGAGTTCGCAGATCTGGCTTATCAAGGGAAGAAATCCCTGATCAACAATCTGGACATCCTAATTCATACAGAGCTCGATTCAACGATTACAGAAGTGAATATCATTCCTCAAAAAGTGGGGCAGGTACTTCAAAATATTGTAGAAAATGCAATTGACTCTACCTGGGAGCATAAAAAGAACAGTGATTCAGATTTCAGGCCCGAAATAAAAATATCCAGTTTCCAGAAAAATGGTCATACCGTTATAAAAGTATCGGATAACGGACCCGGCATTCCTGAACACATTAAAGAGAAAATATTTGAACCCTTTTTTACAACAAAACCTACCGGAGAAGGAACCGGATTAGGCTTAAGTCTCAGTTACGACTTCATCACTCAAATTCACAACGGAAAGCTTGAGCTTGGAGATTCCGAGCTTGGAGGTGCAGCATTTATAATAAGACTGCCCAATTCAACATCTAACACCGGATTGCTCAACTAA
- a CDS encoding ATP-binding protein: protein MVNKKEKILSNQDKLLDAMLNKDEHALKKLIHPEATVFGSAINEFEKGIDRVIHYYTQSIALLPDDRRIEVKWRNFSDLGDLALVEQEFIVHFTLEDQEITLLTLRQSALWTHVPQEKDQEDQWLLLHDHTSMPDHLGAFETISSSEMLENNLNLELETDQLKKRLNQTLSELKIVKDQLVQKERLASIGQLTAGIAHEIKNPLNFVNNFSEVILELIDEAREEVLSERGKVKSETESPFEGGSERSEQGDDTNPVNGKDSELDRNSNNTPLPSESSEQAGLNPLSRGEAGSSPKSDLVLEILDDIEANLRKIHEHGKRADGIVKSMLLLSRGKSGKPVPTNLNTLLDEYLKLAYHGMRASDSSFNVDIKTSYDSNLPQLDVIPQDISRAFLNIINNAMYAAFDHSKMEGERDPVIQVSTQLQNGRAEIKIRDNGSGIPDEIRDKIFQPFFTTKPSGVGTGLGLSMTYDIIKMHKGSLEIDSDDGQYTEFIITLPVNNKNGLS, encoded by the coding sequence ATGGTGAATAAAAAAGAAAAAATTCTCTCCAATCAGGATAAACTTTTGGATGCCATGCTCAATAAAGATGAACATGCCCTGAAGAAGCTGATACATCCTGAAGCAACGGTATTTGGGTCTGCGATTAATGAGTTCGAAAAAGGTATAGACCGTGTGATACACTATTATACTCAGTCTATTGCATTACTTCCGGACGACAGACGAATTGAAGTTAAGTGGCGTAACTTTTCCGATTTGGGTGATCTTGCACTCGTGGAGCAGGAGTTCATTGTTCACTTTACCTTGGAAGATCAGGAGATAACCCTTTTAACACTCCGGCAATCCGCACTATGGACTCATGTTCCGCAAGAAAAAGATCAGGAAGATCAATGGCTGTTACTTCACGATCACACCTCAATGCCCGATCACCTCGGGGCTTTTGAAACCATTTCATCTTCTGAAATGCTCGAAAACAACCTGAATTTGGAGCTGGAAACCGATCAGTTGAAAAAGCGGCTCAACCAAACCCTTTCTGAGCTGAAAATTGTAAAAGATCAACTCGTTCAAAAAGAACGTCTCGCCTCCATTGGCCAGCTAACTGCCGGTATTGCCCACGAAATAAAGAACCCTCTTAATTTCGTAAATAACTTTTCTGAAGTCATCCTTGAACTGATTGATGAGGCTCGTGAGGAAGTTTTAAGTGAGAGGGGAAAAGTGAAAAGTGAAACAGAGTCCCCCTTTGAAGGGGGGAGTGAGCGAAGCGAACAGGGGGATGATACAAATCCAGTAAATGGAAAAGATTCAGAACTTGATCGAAACTCTAATAACACACCCCTGCCTTCCGAATCTTCAGAGCAGGCAGGCCTAAATCCCCTCTCCAGAGGGGAAGCTGGATCAAGCCCCAAAAGCGACCTCGTCCTCGAAATCCTCGACGATATCGAAGCTAACCTCCGCAAAATACACGAACATGGAAAACGGGCTGATGGAATCGTTAAGTCGATGCTGTTGCTCAGTCGCGGGAAAAGTGGAAAACCTGTTCCTACCAATTTGAATACTCTTTTGGATGAGTATCTGAAGTTGGCATACCACGGCATGCGGGCCAGCGATTCATCCTTTAATGTCGATATAAAAACGTCATATGATTCTAATCTTCCTCAGCTCGATGTAATCCCTCAAGACATCAGCCGGGCATTTTTAAACATTATTAACAATGCCATGTATGCCGCCTTCGATCATTCGAAAATGGAGGGCGAGCGGGATCCGGTCATTCAGGTTTCTACTCAACTACAGAATGGCAGGGCTGAAATTAAAATCAGGGATAACGGATCAGGAATACCTGATGAGATCCGCGACAAAATATTCCAGCCGTTTTTTACCACAAAACCCTCCGGGGTTGGAACAGGGCTGGGTCTCTCCATGACCTATGATATTATAAAAATGCATAAAGGAAGCTTAGAAATTGATTCGGATGACGGGCAATACACAGAGTTTATCATCACACTTCCGGTTAACAATAAAAATGGTTTATCATGA
- a CDS encoding response regulator: protein MKFLVVDDERDVEMLFRQKFRKEIRSGLIEMEFAFSGQDALDRLKNTQPPDVMYIFSDINMPGMSGLEMLAKVKSQFPKIQVSMISAYGDDENYKKAINSGAKEFFTKPIDFGSLKAEIDQMLSNSR from the coding sequence ATGAAATTCTTAGTTGTAGACGATGAAAGAGATGTTGAAATGCTGTTTCGCCAAAAGTTCAGAAAAGAGATCCGGAGTGGACTCATTGAAATGGAATTTGCCTTTTCGGGTCAGGACGCACTCGACCGACTTAAGAACACGCAACCGCCGGATGTGATGTACATTTTTTCGGATATCAACATGCCCGGAATGTCGGGACTGGAAATGCTTGCCAAGGTGAAGTCTCAATTCCCAAAAATTCAAGTAAGTATGATTTCGGCCTATGGGGATGATGAAAACTACAAAAAGGCGATTAATTCGGGCGCAAAAGAGTTTTTCACGAAACCGATCGATTTCGGTTCACTGAAAGCAGAAATCGATCAGATGTTAAGTAATTCCAGATAA